The sequence below is a genomic window from Mycobacteriales bacterium.
CCGCGGGAGCGACCGCTGGGCGTCGAGGAGTACGGCGTCACCGCCTGGGAGCAGGCGCACCACGAGGCGATGGCATCGAGGCTGGGACGGGAGATCGCGGACCGGCTGCGCCGCCGGTACGAGCCGGAGTCCGGCACCAACGGTGCTCCTGCCGGCCGGCTGGTGCTCGGCTCCGACGGCGAGGCCGAGGTCGCCGTCGGCGACACGGGAGGCTCGAGCTGCGAAGAGGCCGCCGTACACATCGAGGCAAGCGGACAGCCGAGCCGGCGCACGGAGCGTGAACGCCTGGAGACCGTTGAGCACGAGATTGCCGCGTTGGTGCAGGCGGCACACGTGCTCGCCGACGCCGTCGACGTGCTGGCCAAGGGCCTGCAACCGCCACCGGCAGAGGAGCCGGGCGAGGCCCAGCAACGGATGAGCCAAGCCGGGCGCGACGTCCGCGAGCTGCTGCTGTCCGCGCGCAACCGGTAGCAGGAGACACCCGCCGCCGGCTGAAGGCTCCGAGCGCCGAACGACGGGCACTGCAGCCCGCGCACTCCGGGACCTTTTCCTCTGCCACGAGTCCCGAATCGGCGGACACGATTGTCCCCGACGACTCCAACGGAGGAACCATGAGCACTCGCGTGGCCATCAACGGATTCGGCCGGATCGGTCGAAGCTTCCTGCGACTTGCCGACCAGCACGACCTCGAGATCGTCGCGATCAACGACCTGACCAGCATCGAGACGCTGGCTCACCTGCTGAAGTACGACTCGACCTACGGCCGGTTCGGCCGAGAGGTCAGCGTCGACTCCACCGGTTTCCTCATCGACGGTCGGCACATCGCGGTCTCCGCCGAACGCGACCCCGCCGCACTGGACTGGCGGCAGACCGGTGCCGACATCGTGATCGAGTCGACCGGCAAGCTGCGCAGCCGCGACGACGCGGCTCTGCATCTCAAGGCGGGAGCCAAGAAGGTCCTGATCTCCGCGCCCGGCAAGGGCGTCGACCTCACCGTTGTCATGGGTGTCAACGACTCGGCGTACGACCCGGTGCAGCACGACATCATCTCCAACGCCTCGTGTACGACGAACTGCGTCGCCCCGATGGTGAAGGTCCTCGACGACGCCTTCGGTCTGGTCAAGGGCTTCATGACGACCGTGCACGGCTACACGAACGACCAGGTGGTGCTCGACTCACCGCACAAGGACCTGCATCGGGCCCGGGCGGCGGCGGTCAACATCATTCCCACGTCGACCGGTGCCGCGCGGACGACCGGCGTGATCATGCCGTCCATGGAAGGGCGACTCGACGGTGTCGCTGTTCGCGTCCCGGTCGAGGACGGGTCGCTCACCGACCTCTCGCTCATCGTCTCCGAGCCCACGACGGCCGAAGCGGTCAACGAGGCCTTCCGAGCCGCTGCCGAGGGGCCGCTGCGCGGGATCGTCCGCTACAACACGGACCCGATCGTCTCGCGGGACGTGGTCGGCGACCCGGCGTCATGCGTGTTCGATGCGACGCTCACCCAGGTGAACGGTGAGCTGGTCAAGGTGTTCGGCTGGTACGACAACGAGTACGCCTACACGTGCCGGCTCGCGGACCTGTGTGACCTGGTCGCGGCCAGTCTCGACTAGCCGAGGAGAAGGCGCCGCGTCGTAGGGCTCCGTTGCGCTGGGCCGCGCGCACCCGAAAAAGCACCGCTCGCTGTCAACCCGGATCCGACCTGGGGCGTTGAGGGATCGTCCACTTCGGGTCGAGCGCGACGGGGATCGGCATGCTTCGGATCGGTAGAGGATCGGATTCCGGCCCCTGCCGGGTCTGCGGAGCGCAGCGGATCCACCGTCAGGTCATCCACCGGCTGGACCGGCAGAAGCGGCTCGTGGCCGAGACCTGCCGCGAGTGCGGACACGTCACCCTGCCGCATAACACCCACGACTACACGAAGGCTGCCGCCGCCGAGCACTTCGGGCTCGCAGCCCGGGTCGGAACCCTGGAGCGACCCGGTCGCGAGTTCGGCATGGCGCAGCTTGCCCTCGACGCCCTCGACCGGGACCCGGTCGACGTGCTGGTCTACGGCGCCGGCCGCAGCATGGACAACCACCACATCGCCCGCCTCGCGGGGGTCCGCGACGTGGCGATCGGAGACGTCGTCCAGGTTCGCGACGACGCGCCGTTCATCGACATCAGCCAGCCCGGCTGGCGCAGCTTCGACATCGTCGTCGCTGCCGAGGTGATCGAGCACTTCGAACAGCCGCGCGAGGAGTTTCCGCGGCTGCTCAGCTATGTCAGCGACAACGGCCTCGTGGTCTGCTCGACGAACGTGTACGACGGCGGACCGCTGGTCAAGCAGGCGTACATCTTCGGTCGGGGGCACGTCTCGTACTACACCCCGCATTCATTGCGCCTGCTCGCCGACGAGAACGAGTTCCTCGTCGACTTCCGCCCACCCCGTGCGGTGACCGGCCGGGTCGGACCGCGCAAGCGCTACGTGCTGCTCACCAGATCCGCCGACGTCATGCGCGCGATCAGTGACTACTTCGGCCAGCATCTCTACGCGCCGTCGGAGCCGCCGACGGCGAAACGCGCCTGCTGAGGTCCGCGCACCGCTCGCGCTGGACGCCGAAGTAAGGTTTGCCTTACCTTAGTGCCCGTGCACTGGGCCGACGCCGTACCGAACCTGCTGATCGGGCTGCGTGAAGGGCTCGAAGCCGGCCTGGTGGTGAGCATCCTGCTGGCCGCGGTCCACAAGCTCGGAGGGCCCGACGGCGAGCGACCGTCCACCGCGCCGATCTGGCTCGGCGTGCTCGGCGCCGTGGCGACGGCGGGCAGCTTCGCGGCGGTGCTCACCTACTCGACCAGCGTGCTGTCCAGCCGAGGACAAGAGGCGGTCGGCGGGCTGCTCAGCGTGACGGCGGTCGCCCTCGTGACCGCAATGATCTTTTGGATGCGCCGGACCGCGGCGACCCTGTCCGGCGAGCTTCGCCACCGTGTCCAGCACGCGGCGCTGCTCGGCGCCGGCGCCCTCACGGTCACGGCCTTCGTGTCGGTCGGCCGCGAGGGTCTGGAGACGACGCTGTTCCTCTGGACCGCCGTACGCGCCTCGGGGCAGACGGTGAGCCCGCTGATCGGCGCCGCGGTTGGCCTGCTCGCCGCGGTCGTGCTCTGCGCGCTGCTGTTTCGTCAGGCGGTGCGGCTCAACCTCGGCGTCTTCTTCTCGCGTACGGCGATCGCGCTGATCGTGATCGCGGCCGGGGTGCTGAGCTACGGCCTCGGTGACCTGCAGGAGGCGGGCTGGCTTCCCGGCAACCAGTGGGTTGCGTTCGACGTCTCCAACCACGTCGATCCGGGGTCGTGGTGGGTGTCGATCGTCACCGGCGTCACTGACCTCTCAACCCGCATGACGGTGCTCCAGGTCGTCGCCTGGGCGAGCTACCTCACGGTCGTCCTTCCGCTGTTCCTGCGGTCGGCGCGGACCCAGCCGGTCCGGCAACCGGCCAAGCCCGCCGAGCCCGGCGAACAACCCGCGGGGCCACCGGCGCGGTCGCGCTGGGCCGAGATCAGCACCAGCCGGACCTGGCCGGTCGCGGCGGCGCTTCTGGTCGTTCCGGCCGCTGTCGCCGGCATCGTGGTGGCAGCGCTCCCGACCGCGGCCGCGACGTCGACCACGACTGTCACCGTGAGCCGCTCGTCGTGTGCACCGGAGTGGCACAGCGGCGAGGTCGGTACCCAGACCTTCAGTGTCACCAACAACTCCGGCCGGTCCGGGGAGATCAACCTGGTCAACGCCTCGGGAGCGGTCGTCGCCGAGATCGAGACGATCGGTCCGGCGACGACCGCCGACATGACCGCGACGATCGGCCCTGGCAGCTACACGATCCGTTGCCTGATGTCCGGTCGTTCGGCGATGGCCTCGGGCGAGGTCGACGTCAGCGGCCACTCGATCGGCCACGCCACCGCAGCGATCCGGCCGGTGACGATTGCCGACCTCGCGCCGGCCAACCACGCGTACCAGGCCTACGTCGAGCACGACTTGCGCACGCTGTCAGCAAACGTCGCGACGCTGCGCAGCGCGATCCACCGCGGTGACCCCGACGCGATGCGGGTCGCGTGGCTGCGCGCGCAGCTCACCTGGGAACGCGTCGGCGCCTCCTATGACAGCTTCGGCGCCGACGGAATCGCCATCGACGGTCTACCCGACGGCCTCGCAGGCGGTGCACACGACCCGGACTTCACCGGCCTGCACCGGGTCGAGTACGACCTCTGGCACGGTGCTTCGCGCCGTGAGCTGCAGTCGCAGACCGACACGCTCGCCGCTGACGTGATGACACTCCGCCGACACGTGCAGTCCGACGAGATCGCCGGCGATCCCACGAACCTGCCGATTCGTGCGCACGAGATCCTCGAGGACGCGCTTCGCGACCATCTCTCGGGAATCGATGACGAAGGCGCCGGTGCGGCGTACGCCGAGACCTACGCCGACACCCAGGTCACCTCCGTCGTGCTCGACCAGCTGTCCGCGCAGATCACGGCGCGCGCTCCTCGACTTGTGCCGCAGGCGCGCACCGAGCTTCAAGAGCTGCAACGCGCGTTGCTGGCAACCCGCGACGGCGACCGGTGGCGACCACTGTCCGCGACACCGTTACTCCCACGGCAACGGGTCGATGCCGCCATCGGTACGGTGCTGCAGACCCTTTCGCGGGTCCCTGACCTGCTCGAAGTGCCACCGAGCCAGTCATGAGCATCAGCCGCCGCAACTTCCTGAAGGGCGCCGCCGCCGGCGCCGCCGGAACCGCGCTGGCCACCGGCGTACTGGTCGGGGGTGACCGCGCGGACGCCCGAGCCGCCGATGCTTCGGTGCCAATCCACGGGTCGTATCCGTTCCACGGCCCGCACCAGGCGGGCATCCTCACGCCTGGGCCGACCGACAAACAGGCGGCCGCCTGCTTCGCGTCGTTCGACGTGATCGTCGAGGACCGCGGCGCGCTCATCGACCTGATGAAGACGCTGACCGCGCGCGCACGATTTCTCACCGCAGGCGGCGTGCCCGCCGACTTGGGCGTCGGCCAGCCACCTTCGGACAGCGACGTGCTAGGACCCGATATCCCCGCCGACGGGCTGACCATCACCACCGCACTCGGCGCGAGCCTGTTCGACGACCGCTTCGGGCTGGCGGCCGAAAGGCCGCGCGTGCTGTCGCCGATGCCGGTCTTCCCCAACGACTCCCCCGACCCGGCCTGGCTGCACGGCGACCTGATGCTCCAGCTCTGCGCCAACCACGCCGACACGGTGCACCACACCATCCGCGACCTGACCCGGCACACCCGCGGCGCCATGCAGCTGCGCTGGAAGATGGAGGGCTACGCCTCGCCGCCGCGGCCCTCCGGCACACCCCGCAACCTGCTGGGGTTCAAGGACGGTACGGCGAACCCGACCGGCGGCTCCGCGTCCGAGCTGGTGTGGGTCGACGACCCGCGCGAGCCGGCCTGGGCGCAGGGCGGCAGCTACCAGGTGGTCCGGCTGATCCGGATGCTGGTCGAGTTCTGGGACCGCGTGTCGATCAACGAGCAGGAAGGCATGTTCGGGCGTCGTCGCGACTCGGGTGCGCCGCTCGACGGCGACGCCGAGTTCGACGTACCCGACTACAAGGCCGACCCCAAGGGTCACGTCATCCCGCTCGACTCGCACATCCGGCTGGCCAACCCGCGCACGCCGGCGACCGCCGACCAGCGCATCGTGCGCCGCTCGTACAACTACGACCTCGGCGTCGACCTCAACGGGAACCTGCAGGCCGGACACGCATTCATCGCCTACCAGCAGGACGTCCAGCGACAGTTCGCCACGATCCAGGAGCGGTTGGTCAACGAGCCGCTGGTCGACTACGTCCAGCCGTTCGGCGGCGGTTACTTCTTCGCAGTGCCCGGAGTCCGGGATCGCGCCGATTGGTACGCCCGCGGGCTGCTCACCTGACCCGGCGGGCGGCCGCCGCCGTACGAGGGGTTTGCCGGTGCCGGCCGGTTGAGACAATCGCGGCATGCCGGAGCTGCGAACCTACCGATCCAAGCGGGATCGGGAGCGCACGCCGGAGCCCGTGCCCGACCACGACGACGTCCCCGACGGCCCGGGCAACCGGTTCGTGATCCAGGAGCATCACGCCCGCGCCCTGCACTGGGACTTCCGGCTCGAGCGCGACGGCGTCCTCGTGTCATGGGCAGTGCCGAAGAACCTCCCGATCGACCCGAAGACCAACCACCTGGCCGTGCACACGGAGGACCACCCGCTGGAGTACCTCGACTTCGCCGGCGACATCCCTCATGGCGAGTACGGCGGTGGCGACGTGT
It includes:
- the efeB gene encoding iron uptake transporter deferrochelatase/peroxidase subunit; its protein translation is MSISRRNFLKGAAAGAAGTALATGVLVGGDRADARAADASVPIHGSYPFHGPHQAGILTPGPTDKQAAACFASFDVIVEDRGALIDLMKTLTARARFLTAGGVPADLGVGQPPSDSDVLGPDIPADGLTITTALGASLFDDRFGLAAERPRVLSPMPVFPNDSPDPAWLHGDLMLQLCANHADTVHHTIRDLTRHTRGAMQLRWKMEGYASPPRPSGTPRNLLGFKDGTANPTGGSASELVWVDDPREPAWAQGGSYQVVRLIRMLVEFWDRVSINEQEGMFGRRRDSGAPLDGDAEFDVPDYKADPKGHVIPLDSHIRLANPRTPATADQRIVRRSYNYDLGVDLNGNLQAGHAFIAYQQDVQRQFATIQERLVNEPLVDYVQPFGGGYFFAVPGVRDRADWYARGLLT
- the efeU gene encoding iron uptake transporter permease EfeU, which translates into the protein MHWADAVPNLLIGLREGLEAGLVVSILLAAVHKLGGPDGERPSTAPIWLGVLGAVATAGSFAAVLTYSTSVLSSRGQEAVGGLLSVTAVALVTAMIFWMRRTAATLSGELRHRVQHAALLGAGALTVTAFVSVGREGLETTLFLWTAVRASGQTVSPLIGAAVGLLAAVVLCALLFRQAVRLNLGVFFSRTAIALIVIAAGVLSYGLGDLQEAGWLPGNQWVAFDVSNHVDPGSWWVSIVTGVTDLSTRMTVLQVVAWASYLTVVLPLFLRSARTQPVRQPAKPAEPGEQPAGPPARSRWAEISTSRTWPVAAALLVVPAAVAGIVVAALPTAAATSTTTVTVSRSSCAPEWHSGEVGTQTFSVTNNSGRSGEINLVNASGAVVAEIETIGPATTADMTATIGPGSYTIRCLMSGRSAMASGEVDVSGHSIGHATAAIRPVTIADLAPANHAYQAYVEHDLRTLSANVATLRSAIHRGDPDAMRVAWLRAQLTWERVGASYDSFGADGIAIDGLPDGLAGGAHDPDFTGLHRVEYDLWHGASRRELQSQTDTLAADVMTLRRHVQSDEIAGDPTNLPIRAHEILEDALRDHLSGIDDEGAGAAYAETYADTQVTSVVLDQLSAQITARAPRLVPQARTELQELQRALLATRDGDRWRPLSATPLLPRQRVDAAIGTVLQTLSRVPDLLEVPPSQS
- the gap gene encoding type I glyceraldehyde-3-phosphate dehydrogenase; protein product: MSTRVAINGFGRIGRSFLRLADQHDLEIVAINDLTSIETLAHLLKYDSTYGRFGREVSVDSTGFLIDGRHIAVSAERDPAALDWRQTGADIVIESTGKLRSRDDAALHLKAGAKKVLISAPGKGVDLTVVMGVNDSAYDPVQHDIISNASCTTNCVAPMVKVLDDAFGLVKGFMTTVHGYTNDQVVLDSPHKDLHRARAAAVNIIPTSTGAARTTGVIMPSMEGRLDGVAVRVPVEDGSLTDLSLIVSEPTTAEAVNEAFRAAAEGPLRGIVRYNTDPIVSRDVVGDPASCVFDATLTQVNGELVKVFGWYDNEYAYTCRLADLCDLVAASLD
- a CDS encoding methyltransferase domain-containing protein, producing the protein MLRIGRGSDSGPCRVCGAQRIHRQVIHRLDRQKRLVAETCRECGHVTLPHNTHDYTKAAAAEHFGLAARVGTLERPGREFGMAQLALDALDRDPVDVLVYGAGRSMDNHHIARLAGVRDVAIGDVVQVRDDAPFIDISQPGWRSFDIVVAAEVIEHFEQPREEFPRLLSYVSDNGLVVCSTNVYDGGPLVKQAYIFGRGHVSYYTPHSLRLLADENEFLVDFRPPRAVTGRVGPRKRYVLLTRSADVMRAISDYFGQHLYAPSEPPTAKRAC